The Desulfuromonas sp. DNA window CCAGGCGGTCGGCAATCCGCCCAGCCAGGCGCAGATCGTGGGTCACCAGGAGGACGGTAAGGTTTTCCCCGCGGCAGACCTCCCGAAGGGTGTCGGCCAGGCGGTCGGCGGTGGGCCGGTCGAGGGCGCTGGTCGGCTCGTCCAGCAGCAGCACCTGGGGCCGGGCGACCAGGAGACGGGCCAGGCTCACCCGCTGCTGCTGGCCGAGGGAGAGGGTGCGGGCCTCCCGCCCCAGAAACGGGGGCTCCAGGCCGCAAAGGTCGAGAACGCGATTGATGCGAAGATCTTCCGCCGGGGGAGGGGTCTGTCCCTGGTACAGGAAGGAGCGCTGCAGGTTGGCCAGGACCGATTCGGGGTACATGAAGGGCTTCTGCGCCATCAGCCCGACCCGCCGCCGCAGCTGAAGTGGGTCGAGCCGGAGGATGTCCTCGCCGCCGAGCATAATGCGCCCGCCGTCCGGGTCCTCAAGGCGGTTGACCAGCCGGATCAGGGTGCTTTTGCCGCCGCCTGAGGGTCCGACGACGGCCGTCAGTTCCCCGGGGCGGGCACTCAGCGACACCCCCTGGAGGATCGAGACGGGCTGGCCGTCGCTGCCGGACCGGGCCTTGCGCACATCCTCGATGGCCAGTGCCGCCCCGGCGTTCCTCATGGGCCGGGCTCCCGCTCCTTCCGCAGTCGCGCCATGACCTGCTTCAGGTCCTCCCAGACCTCCCGCTTGGCGGTGGGAGTGCGCAGCAGATAGGCCGGGTGGTAGGTCGGCATGAGGGGAATCCCCCCGTACTCGCGCCACTGCCCGCGCAGCTGCTCCAGGGGAGACCGGTCGCGCAGCAGGGACTGGGCGGCGACGGCCCCGAAGGCGATGATGAGCCGGGGACCGATGGCGGCCAGCTGCCGCTGAAGGTACGGCTCACAGGCGGCGATCTCATCGGCTTTGGGTTCGCGATCTCCAGAGGGGCGGCATTTCACCGCGTTGCAGAGGTAGACCTCCGAACGTTCCATGCCCATGGCGAAGAGCATCCGGTCGAGCAGCCGCCCCGCCTCGCCGGCAAAGGGCCCGCCCGTCTCGTCCTCCTCGCGGCCCGGGGGCTCGCCCACGAGAACCAGCCTGGCGCGGGGGTTGCCGGCGCCGAAGACGACGTTCTTGCGTCCCTTGCACAGGGGGCAGCGCCGGCACTCCTCCAACTCGGCGCGGATATCCCCCAGGGTCGCCTGGCGGCACAGGGCGTCGCCTCCCATGTCCACGCCCTTCACATCGGGCGGACAGGGGGGCAGTTGGGGGGGCAGGTCGGGGACGGCCAGCTCGTCCACCCCGAGGGTGTCGAGGTCCGCAAGGAGACACCGAACCTGGCGCGCCACATCATGCAATTCTTGAATGGGGTTATCTGCCATAACGCTTTACACGTGATTTGGGGTGAATTATGCTTTTACTGACCTGCCTGGCTCGAGTTTGTCCTTGATCCACCATAGGGTTTTGTCTTTTCCCCCCTCAAAGGGTTACAATACCCCAAGGAACACAAGGACAGCTGAACAGATCCCTTTTATTCAACGAAAGACACCGCAACCGATGGTTTATCTCGTTGCCCTGCTATGCATCCCATTGATCCTTCTGCCGGCCGAGTCCTGGGCGTGGGGGGTGGGTGTCCACCTGCAGCTCGGCTCCCACGTCCTGGAAAATCTGTCCGCTCTGCCGACGGCCCTGCAGAACCTGCTCGGGGCCTTCCCCCACAACTACCTGTACGGCTGCATCAGCGCCGACATCACCCTCGGCAAGAAGTTCACCCACTACCTCAAGCACTGCCACGGCTGGCGCATGGGCCGGAAAATCCTCGACGCCGCCGCAACCGACGCCCAGAAGGCCTGCGCCTACGGCTACCTGAGCCACCTCGCCGCCGACACCGTGGCCCACTCCTATTTCGTCCCCTTCAAAATGGTGCGCACCTTCAACACCGTGCTGCTCAAGCACACCTACTGGGAATTGCGCTTCGAAGCGGGCGTCCCCCCGGAGACCTGGGCCCTGGCCCGCACCATCGCCCGCAAGAGCTTCGAGGCCAACGACGCCTTGATGCGCAACGTGCTCTCGGATACCATCTTCTCCTTCAGCACCAACAAGCGCCTTTTCAACTCCCTGCTGCTTCTCAACCGGCTGCAGCAGTGGCAGAAAATGCTGCGCTCCCTCTCCGAGACCTCCAAGTGGTCCCTGGATGAGGAGGACCGGGACGAGTACCTGGGCCTGGCCCGCACAGCGGCAATGGACATCCTCAATCACATGGAAAAAAGTCCCTACTGGCAGTCCGACCCCACCGGCGAGCGGGCCCTCAACGCGGCCCACATGATCCGCAAGAACCTCAACCTGCTATGGCTCGACGGCAAGCTTCCCGAGGCGGAGGCCAATGCTATCCTGGCCGAGCTCAAGCCCCGCTTCCGACAGGGCATTACCCAGCCGGACCAGCTGCTGGAACTGCTCTCGGAGGTTTAATCGCCCGGGCGACGCGCTCCATCATCCCCGGCGCAGGCGGACGATCCGATCGAGGAGCCGGTGGGCGACCTCGTCCTTGGGCAACTGGGGCAGGACCTCCTCGGAGCCTTCGCGGGACAGCAGACGAACGATATTGGTGTCCACGTCGAAACCCGCTCCCGGTTGGGTCACGTCGTTGGCCACGATGAGATCGAGATTCTTCTCCTGAAGCTTCTTGCGGGCGTTTTTCACCAGGTCCGCCGTTTCGGCGGCAAAGCCCACCAGAATCCGCTCCCCCTTCATGCGACCGAGTTCGGCGAGAATGTCCGGATTCTTCTCCAGGGTCAGGCTCAGCGAGCCGGCGCCCTCCTTCTTGATCTTCTCCGCGGCGACAGTGGCGGGCCGGTAGTCGGCCACCGCCGCCGCCTTGAATATCACTGTTGATTCGGCGGCGAGAGCCACGACCGCCTTACGCATCTGAAGCGCGCTGGTCACCCCATGGACCTCAACCCCGCAGGGCGGCGCCAAGGCGGTGGGACCGCTGACCAGGATCACCCTGGCGCCCCGGGAACGAGCGGCGCGGGCGATGGCGTAGCCCATCTTTCCCGAGGAGTAGTTGCTCAGGTATCGGACAGGATCGAGTTCCTCCCGGGTCGGCCCTGCGGTGACCAGTATCGTCTCCCCGGACAGATCCTTGGGGGCGAAAAGCGCCACCGTCTCCTCGAGGATGGCCGCCGGGTCGGGCAATTTCCCCTTCCCCTCCCAGCCGCAGGCGAGCGGCCCGGTCTCCGGCTCGAGAAAATGGTATCCGAGATCCTGGAGCTTGTCCTGATTCTGCCGGTACAGAGGGTTCTCCCACATGTTGACGTTCATGGCCGGCGCGAAGAGCACCGGCGCCTTGGTCGCCATGATCGTGGTGGTGAGGAGATCGTCGGCGATCCCCGAGGCGACCTTGCCGACGAGGTTTGCCGTTGCCGGGGCCACCACGAAAAGGTCGGCCCGGTCGGCCAGGGAGATGTGACCGATCTCCCGCTCCTGGTAGAGGTTGAAGAGCTCGGTATGGACTGGATGGGTCGAAAGGGTCTGGAAGGTCAGGGGAGTGACGAATTCCTGGGCGTTTCGCGTCATCACGACGTGGACGTCGGCCCCCGCCTTGACGAAGAGGCGCAGCAACTCCACCGCCTTGTAGGCGGCGATCCCCCCGCTGACACCGAGTACGATTGTTTTTCCTGATAGCATGGCGCCATCCCTTTGCATAATACCGGAAGGGCGCAAGGCCTCCCGGAAGACGTGATGAAGGGAAAAGGTCCGGTGTCAGTCCGCTCCGATCCCGACGAAGGGGTTATCGCTCTTCTCCCGGCCGACCGTGGTGTCGGGGCCGTGCCCCGGGTGGACCACGGTCGCCTCGGGAAGGACCAGCAGGCGGCTGCGGATTCCCTCGACCAGCATGTCGTGATCCCCGCCGGGCAGGTCCGTCCGACCGACGGAGCCGGCAAACAGGGCATCCCCGGAGAAAAGGTGCCCCCCCCCGTAGAGAGAGATGCCGCCGGGTGAGTGGCCGGGGGTGTGGATGACCTCGAAGCGCAGCTGCCCGACCTCCAGGACCTCCCCGCCCCGAAGGGTCCGGGTCGGTTCGGGAGACGGGACCGTCTTCAAACCGTAAATGGCCGCATGCGTCGCGGCCTGGCGCAGTACGGGAAGATCATCCTCATGGATCAGCAGCTGCGCACCGGTCTTCTCCATCAGCAGGGCGTTCCCCCCGATGTGGTCGAAGTGGCCGTGGGTGTTGACGATCAGCTTCGGCTGGATGTTGTTGGCGCGAAGCGTCTCGATGATTCTTTCCCCTTCGTCCCCCGGGTCGATGACCATGGCCTCCCGGGTGGCCGGGCACGCGGCGATGAAACAGTTGACCTGCAGGGGGCCGACCGCAAGAGTCTCAATCAGCACTGTCGCCCTCCCCCTTGTCGTCTTTCGCTGCGAACAGGTCGAGACTCGAGCCCTTGAGCTGGTCCGCGAGGGTGAAGCTCAGATCCCCGCGCCCCTCCCGCGGCCGGCCCTTCTCCCTGGCCGGGGTCCTTTGGGGAGACGCCGCTGAAATGACGGGCTGTTGCGGCACGGGATCGACCACCGGCTCTGCCGCCGACTCGGGGGGCTGCCCCTCGGGGGAATCCCTGAAGAAGTAGCGGTCGTAGAGACGGTGATAGCTGGTCCAGGAACCGTTGTTCAGTGTCTCCTTTTCCATGTGGGTGCGCACGCCGTTGATCTTGGAGTCGAGATCGTCGAGGAAATTGAGGACCACCGCCTCCAGGGTCTTGGGCCGCTTGGGCGACCCGTACTCGTACTGTCCATGGTGGGACAGCAGAAGGTGCTTGAGGAGGGTGACCATCCTCCGGGGAAAGCCGGGAAGGGTTCTGACCTTTTCCTCGACCATCTCCACGCCCATCACGATGTGACCCAGCAGTTTGCCCTCGTCGGTGTAGTCGAAGGCCCGTCGGTAGGCCAGCTCCGCCACCTTGCCGATATCGTGGAGCAGGGCCCCGGTCACCAGGAGATCCCGGTTGATCCCGGGGTAGCGTCGGCTCACGTCATCGGCCAGGTCCGCCACCGCCAGGGAATGTTCCAGCAGCCCCCCCAGGTAGACATGGTGCATCGCCTTGGCCGCCGGGGCCTGGACGTACCCCTTGAGAAAGACGGCATCGGCCAGGAAGGCCTCCATGAGAGACCGAAGGTGAGGGTCCTGAAGACTGTCCACACGGGCCCTCAGGTCGGCCAGCAGCTCCTCGCTGCTGCGCCCGGCCACCGGCAGGTAATCGGCCAGGTCGGCCTCCTCCTCGTCGAGTCGCTTCACCCCCTGGATCACCAGCTGCATTTTGCCCAGGTAGACGCTGGCCTTGCCCTTGACCCGGATGAAATCGTTCTTCTCGAAGAGGTCTGCGAACTCGTCCACCCGGTCCCAGACCCGCCCTTCGACCTCGCCGGTCCGATCCATGAGCTTGAGGGTCATGTAGGGCTTGCCGTTCTTGGCCATGGCCATAATCTTATCCCGCACCAAAAAAGGGCTCTCCACCCAGTCCCTTTCCCGGATCTGCTCCACGTAAATCTCTTTCACCTATGACTCCTGTCGTCTGACTTGTTCCGCAACGTATTCCGCCGCCCGCAGGCCATCGAGGGCGGCACTCATGATTCCCCCGGCGTAACCTGCCCCTTCGCCCGCCGGAAACAGGCCGGGGTGAGACACCGACTGGCCGTCCTCCCCCCGGAGGATGCGAAGGGGAGCCGAAGTCCGGGTCTCCACCCCGACAAGGGTGGCCTCCCCGGTGACGAACCCCCGCAGGCGCCGGCCGAAAACCGGCAGCGCCCGACGCAGCCCGTCGGTCACAAAGGAAGGCAGGACTTCCTCGAGGGACGCCTCGCGCACCCCGGGCCGGCAGGTTGAGACCACGGGGCCTTCCCCCTGCCCTAAAAAAGAGAGCATGTTCTGGGCGGGAGCCCGAAAGTCGCCTCCCCCCGCCCGAAAGGCGGCCTGCTCCAAACGGCGCTGGAAATGAACCCCGTCCAGGGGGTCGGCTCCGGGGAAGTCCTCCGGTCCCACGCTCACGACCAGGGCGCTGTTGGAATAGTCCCCGTCGCGACGCCGAAAGCTCATCCCGTTGACCACCAGTCCGTCCGCCTCCGAGGCGGCGGTGATGCCCTCCCCCCCGGGGCACATGCAGAAGGAGTAGACCCCCCGCCCGGTCTCCCGGTCGTTGAAGGTCAGTCCGTATTCCGCCGCCGGAAGCCGGGGGTGGCTGGGGATTCCGTACTGGGCGCGGTTGATCAGAGCGGCGGGGTGTTCCACCCGCACCCCGACGGCGAAGGGCTTGGGCTCCAGCCGGACGCCGCTTCGCTGGAGCATCCGGTAGGTGTCCCTGGCGCTGTGACCGGGGGCCAGCACCAGGCTGTCGCAGGGGATCGCATCCCCCCCGTCGCACAGCCCCCCCCGCACTCGCCCGGAATCGGTGGCCAGGCCCGAAAGGCGGTTCTCAAAGCGCAGGTCCACTCCCTTGCGAAGCAGGGCCTTGCGAAAATTGATCAGAACCAGGCGCAGACGATCCGTGCCGACGTGGGGTTTTGCCTGGACCAGGATCTCCTCCGGGGCGCCGAAGCCGACCAGGGTCTGCAGCACCAGGCGGATCCACGGGTGGTTCAGGCGGGTGGTCAGTTTGCCGTCCGAGAAGGTCCCCGCCCCGCCCTCGCCGAACTGAACATTGCTGGCGGGGTCGAGAATCCCATCGGCCCAGAAGCGCCGCACGTCCCGAACCCGCGCCTCGACGGGCCGGCCCCGCTCCAGGAGCGTCACAGAGAGGCCGTACTCGGCGAGGCGCAGGGCGGCGAACAGCCCTGCCGGCCCCATGCCCACCACCAGAACCCGGTGGTCCCGGCCGAGAGGAAAGGCGCGGGGAAGCTCGGGCGAAACCGCTCGTTCCAGACGCTTGTTGCCCTTGTGGCGGCGCAGCAGGGCCTCCTCGTCAGGAGCGGTGAACTCCACGGTGTAGACCTGCCGCAGGCGCGGCTTGCGGCGGGCGTCGATGCCGCGCCGGACAACCCGAAACTGCCCCAGGGAACCCGGTTCGACCCCCAGTTCGCCGCCGACCCTGGCGGGCAGCAGTGATTCCTCCTCCTCGAGGCCAAGTGAAACTTCCCGCAATCTCAGGGCCATGACAGGCGCATCTCCAAACCGGGGGGGGCGGGACAGGACAGGAACGACTAGCTGAGGGGCAGCTGGATGTGGAAGGTCGTCCCCTTCCCCTCGGAGCTTTCAACGGAAATCCGCCCCCTGTAGGTCTTCACGATGCGCAGCACAACCGACAGGCCGAAGCCGGTCCCCTTGGCCTTGGTGGTGAAGAAGGGGTCGAAGACCTGCCCCAGGTTCTCCTCGGAAATCCCACTCCCGGTGTCTGAGACCGACACCGAAAGGGTCTTCTCGTCGTGGCAGAGGCGGATGCCGAGCCTCCCCCCTTCGGCCATCTCGTAAAGAGAGTTGATAAACAAGTTGGTAAAGATCTGCTCGATCTCCGAGGCGTCGGCCAGGATCTGGGGAGGCTCCCCCCCGAACTCCCGGACCACCTCCACCCCCTGGGCCGCGGCCTGATCGACGAACCCCTCCAATGCCCGGTCGATGATCTCCGGCACCGAGACCAGCTGCAGCTCGAAGCGGGGGCGCTTGCAGGTCGCCAGGAGCTGGACCAGAATCCCATCGATGCGGTCCACCTCCCTCAGGATCTTGTCGGCGTAGGATGCCTTCTCGGGATCGTCCATCCCCGACTGGAGGATTTGCCCGAACAGGCTGATGGCATTCAAGGGATTGCGGATCTCGTGGGCCATGCCCGCGGTGAGGTGCCCAAGGGCGGCAAGCTTTTACCCCTGCACGATCTCGACATGGGCCCGTTCCAACTCCCGACTCTTCTCCTCCACCCGGCGCTCCAGCTCCCGGTTCCACTCCTCGATCTCCCGCCGCAACCGTTCCCGCTCCCGCTGCAACTCCCGGTTGTGCAGTTCGATGGTGCGGATGCGCAGGACATTCTCGATGCGCTCTACAAGGTCCTGATTGTTAAAGGGCTTGAGGATGTAGTCCGAGGCACCCGCCTTCATCAGTTCAACGGCGATTTCCTCGCTTCCCTTGCCGGTGAACATGATGACGGAGGTATCGGGGCACGCCTCCCGGATCTGGCGCAGGGCGGTCATGCCATCCATTCCCGGCATCATGAAGTCGAGCAGGATCAGGGCCGGCTCTTTTTCCGCGGCGATCCGCACCCCGTCCTCGCCGCATTCCGCGGTCGCGACCTGGTAACCCTTCCCCTTCAATATCATGGAGGTGAGTTCGAGAATGATCTTCTCGTCGTCCACCACCAATATGAGCTCGCGGCTGGTCAAAGGCCCCCACCTCCGGATGAATTCTATTGCGATCGAAGGGTAGAATACCCTTCCCCCCGCCTCTTTGACAAGGAGAAATCCCAACTTCCCGCGGCGGCTCCAATAAGAAAAGGCAGCGTCACCGCTGCCTTTTCACTCCTGCCTTGGTCGCCCTCGCCGGGGCTCATTCGTTGATGCGTATGGTCATGACGGCAACGGGAGATTTGCGAACCACCTTCTCCGCGGTGCTGCCGAACAGCACATGGTCCAGTCCGGTTCGTCCATGGGTACCGAGGACGATGAGGTCGGCGGAGTTCTCCGCCGCATTTTTGATAATTTCGTCGTAGGGGATACCGGGGACGATAAAGGTCTCGTAATTATCGTAATCCTTGATGTGGGTCCGGCAGAACTTCTCCATCAATTTGCGAGCCCCCTCCTCGATCTCCTCCTCTAGCTTTTCAAAGGAGATGTGGGTAACGTAGAAGCCCCTCAGGTCGACGGGCTCGTTGATAACGTGCAGGATCAGCAGCCGGGCCCCGAACTTCTTGGCCAGGGAGAGGGCGGACTCGAAGGCGTAATCGGAACTCTCCGAGAAGTCGGTGGCGTACAGGATTGTCCGGAAGTCTTTCATGGTTTCATCCCCCGCGATGAAATGGTTGGCTCCTGCGGCGGCCCGGGTCAGTGGGGCTCGCTGCCGAGTTTGTTCATGACAGACTTGAGTTCATCCAGCTTGACCGGCTTGTGGATGTACTCGAAGGCTCCAAGGTTCATCGCCTCCAGGTAGGACTCGACCTCGCCGTAGGCGGTGATCATGATGACGTGGGTACTCGGGTGGTGACGGCTCAATTCCCGAAGAAATGTCAGACCGTTCATCTCCGGCATATTCAGGTCGCTGATAACCAGGTTGACCTTGTTTTGGCGCATGAAGTCCATCGCCTCGAAGCCGTTGGCCACACTGTCGACGAGGTACCCTTCCTGAGAGAGCAGTTTGCTCAAACCGATGCGGGCATTCTCCTCATCGTCGACGATCAGGATTTTTTTGATTGTTTCGCCCAAGATGCAAACCCCTTCATTTCTTTAGGAGAAGTCTAACATCCCGCTCCGGCCTGTCAACCCGGGCTCCTGCCAAACCCCATAAATAACAGCCAATTAGCTGGATTGTAGAAGAAAAATGTCGGCGAGGGCAGATTCAGGATTCGGAGCCGGACTCCCCCCGCCAGAGAAGCAGCAGGTGGCGCAGAAGGTCGCCGAAGGCCAGCGCCCCCTGCCGACCGGCGGCCAGGACCTCGCCGTGGTCCGGGGACTCGGCGGAAAGCCCCGCAGCCACATTGGAAATCAGGGACAGGCCGGCGACATCCATCCCCAGGTGCCTGCCCATAATGGCTTCAGGGACCGTGGACATGGAGACGGCGTCGGCGCCAAGAACTGACAACGCCCGGATTTCGGCGGGTGTTTCGTAGGAAGGACCGGTCAGGGCGGCGAGTACCCCAGAGTGGAGCCGAATGCCCTGTTTCCCGGCAAAGGCCAGTAGTTGCGGGTAGAGATCCTTCTTGTAAAGGTGGGTCAGGTCGAGAAAGGGATTGCCGAAAGCCCCCCTCAGGGGATTGTCCCCCATCAGGTTGATATGGTCGGCGATGAACATGAAGTCCCCGGGCCGGTAATCCGGGTTGATGCCGCCGGCGGCATTGGACAGCAGCAACCGGGAGCAACCGAGCGCCCCCGCCAGCCGCACCGGGAGGGTGACCTGGAGAGCGTCATACCCCTCGTAAAGGTGGTAGCGCCCCTGAAAAACGAGGACCCGGAACCCCTCGAGAGTGCCGGCGACGAGGCGGCCGGCGTGACCGCTCACCCCTGTCGGCGGAAAGCACTTCAGAGCCGGGTAGTCGATGGCCAATGCTCCGTCCACCTGCTCCGCAAGGTCCCCGAGCCCCGAGCCTAGCACCACGGCCAGCTCGAAGGTTTCGGTTCCGGTCAGGCGGCGAAGCTCTGCCGCCGCCCCAAGGAGATCTCCTTCGGCCATCACCCCCCCAGGAGCCCTTTCACGCGTTCCTGCAGCTGCTCGGGCTTGAAGGACTTGTTAATGAAGTCGTCGGCGCCGGCCCTTTCGGCATCGACGGTGTCGGCCTTGGTGCGGTAGACGCCGCTCATGGCCAGCACCTTGACTCCATTCAGGGCGGGGTCGGCCCGCACCTGGAGGATCAACTCGTAGCCGTTCATCTCAGGCAGATTCAGGTCGAGAATGACCAGGTC harbors:
- a CDS encoding ABC transporter ATP-binding protein: MRNAGAALAIEDVRKARSGSDGQPVSILQGVSLSARPGELTAVVGPSGGGKSTLIRLVNRLEDPDGGRIMLGGEDILRLDPLQLRRRVGLMAQKPFMYPESVLANLQRSFLYQGQTPPPAEDLRINRVLDLCGLEPPFLGREARTLSLGQQQRVSLARLLVARPQVLLLDEPTSALDRPTADRLADTLREVCRGENLTVLLVTHDLRLAGRIADRLAYLEGGRILEEGPAEQLLNRPATQELGTFLAQPERLEEVSRP
- a CDS encoding uracil-DNA glycosylase; this encodes MARQVRCLLADLDTLGVDELAVPDLPPQLPPCPPDVKGVDMGGDALCRQATLGDIRAELEECRRCPLCKGRKNVVFGAGNPRARLVLVGEPPGREEDETGGPFAGEAGRLLDRMLFAMGMERSEVYLCNAVKCRPSGDREPKADEIAACEPYLQRQLAAIGPRLIIAFGAVAAQSLLRDRSPLEQLRGQWREYGGIPLMPTYHPAYLLRTPTAKREVWEDLKQVMARLRKEREPGP
- a CDS encoding zinc dependent phospholipase C family protein, encoding MVYLVALLCIPLILLPAESWAWGVGVHLQLGSHVLENLSALPTALQNLLGAFPHNYLYGCISADITLGKKFTHYLKHCHGWRMGRKILDAAATDAQKACAYGYLSHLAADTVAHSYFVPFKMVRTFNTVLLKHTYWELRFEAGVPPETWALARTIARKSFEANDALMRNVLSDTIFSFSTNKRLFNSLLLLNRLQQWQKMLRSLSETSKWSLDEEDRDEYLGLARTAAMDILNHMEKSPYWQSDPTGERALNAAHMIRKNLNLLWLDGKLPEAEANAILAELKPRFRQGITQPDQLLELLSEV
- the coaBC gene encoding bifunctional phosphopantothenoylcysteine decarboxylase/phosphopantothenate--cysteine ligase CoaBC is translated as MLSGKTIVLGVSGGIAAYKAVELLRLFVKAGADVHVVMTRNAQEFVTPLTFQTLSTHPVHTELFNLYQEREIGHISLADRADLFVVAPATANLVGKVASGIADDLLTTTIMATKAPVLFAPAMNVNMWENPLYRQNQDKLQDLGYHFLEPETGPLACGWEGKGKLPDPAAILEETVALFAPKDLSGETILVTAGPTREELDPVRYLSNYSSGKMGYAIARAARSRGARVILVSGPTALAPPCGVEVHGVTSALQMRKAVVALAAESTVIFKAAAVADYRPATVAAEKIKKEGAGSLSLTLEKNPDILAELGRMKGERILVGFAAETADLVKNARKKLQEKNLDLIVANDVTQPGAGFDVDTNIVRLLSREGSEEVLPQLPKDEVAHRLLDRIVRLRRG
- a CDS encoding MBL fold metallo-hydrolase, with amino-acid sequence MLIETLAVGPLQVNCFIAACPATREAMVIDPGDEGERIIETLRANNIQPKLIVNTHGHFDHIGGNALLMEKTGAQLLIHEDDLPVLRQAATHAAIYGLKTVPSPEPTRTLRGGEVLEVGQLRFEVIHTPGHSPGGISLYGGGHLFSGDALFAGSVGRTDLPGGDHDMLVEGIRSRLLVLPEATVVHPGHGPDTTVGREKSDNPFVGIGAD
- a CDS encoding HD domain-containing protein; the encoded protein is MKEIYVEQIRERDWVESPFLVRDKIMAMAKNGKPYMTLKLMDRTGEVEGRVWDRVDEFADLFEKNDFIRVKGKASVYLGKMQLVIQGVKRLDEEEADLADYLPVAGRSSEELLADLRARVDSLQDPHLRSLMEAFLADAVFLKGYVQAPAAKAMHHVYLGGLLEHSLAVADLADDVSRRYPGINRDLLVTGALLHDIGKVAELAYRRAFDYTDEGKLLGHIVMGVEMVEEKVRTLPGFPRRMVTLLKHLLLSHHGQYEYGSPKRPKTLEAVVLNFLDDLDSKINGVRTHMEKETLNNGSWTSYHRLYDRYFFRDSPEGQPPESAAEPVVDPVPQQPVISAASPQRTPAREKGRPREGRGDLSFTLADQLKGSSLDLFAAKDDKGEGDSAD
- a CDS encoding FAD-dependent protein, whose protein sequence is MALRLREVSLGLEEEESLLPARVGGELGVEPGSLGQFRVVRRGIDARRKPRLRQVYTVEFTAPDEEALLRRHKGNKRLERAVSPELPRAFPLGRDHRVLVVGMGPAGLFAALRLAEYGLSVTLLERGRPVEARVRDVRRFWADGILDPASNVQFGEGGAGTFSDGKLTTRLNHPWIRLVLQTLVGFGAPEEILVQAKPHVGTDRLRLVLINFRKALLRKGVDLRFENRLSGLATDSGRVRGGLCDGGDAIPCDSLVLAPGHSARDTYRMLQRSGVRLEPKPFAVGVRVEHPAALINRAQYGIPSHPRLPAAEYGLTFNDRETGRGVYSFCMCPGGEGITAASEADGLVVNGMSFRRRDGDYSNSALVVSVGPEDFPGADPLDGVHFQRRLEQAAFRAGGGDFRAPAQNMLSFLGQGEGPVVSTCRPGVREASLEEVLPSFVTDGLRRALPVFGRRLRGFVTGEATLVGVETRTSAPLRILRGEDGQSVSHPGLFPAGEGAGYAGGIMSAALDGLRAAEYVAEQVRRQES
- a CDS encoding ATP-binding protein, with amino-acid sequence MDRIDGILVQLLATCKRPRFELQLVSVPEIIDRALEGFVDQAAAQGVEVVREFGGEPPQILADASEIEQIFTNLFINSLYEMAEGGRLGIRLCHDEKTLSVSVSDTGSGISEENLGQVFDPFFTTKAKGTGFGLSVVLRIVKTYRGRISVESSEGKGTTFHIQLPLS
- a CDS encoding response regulator, translating into MTSRELILVVDDEKIILELTSMILKGKGYQVATAECGEDGVRIAAEKEPALILLDFMMPGMDGMTALRQIREACPDTSVIMFTGKGSEEIAVELMKAGASDYILKPFNNQDLVERIENVLRIRTIELHNRELQRERERLRREIEEWNRELERRVEEKSRELERAHVEIVQG
- a CDS encoding universal stress protein — protein: MKDFRTILYATDFSESSDYAFESALSLAKKFGARLLILHVINEPVDLRGFYVTHISFEKLEEEIEEGARKLMEKFCRTHIKDYDNYETFIVPGIPYDEIIKNAAENSADLIVLGTHGRTGLDHVLFGSTAEKVVRKSPVAVMTIRINE
- a CDS encoding response regulator, yielding MGETIKKILIVDDEENARIGLSKLLSQEGYLVDSVANGFEAMDFMRQNKVNLVISDLNMPEMNGLTFLRELSRHHPSTHVIMITAYGEVESYLEAMNLGAFEYIHKPVKLDELKSVMNKLGSEPH
- a CDS encoding purine-nucleoside phosphorylase, whose product is MAEGDLLGAAAELRRLTGTETFELAVVLGSGLGDLAEQVDGALAIDYPALKCFPPTGVSGHAGRLVAGTLEGFRVLVFQGRYHLYEGYDALQVTLPVRLAGALGCSRLLLSNAAGGINPDYRPGDFMFIADHINLMGDNPLRGAFGNPFLDLTHLYKKDLYPQLLAFAGKQGIRLHSGVLAALTGPSYETPAEIRALSVLGADAVSMSTVPEAIMGRHLGMDVAGLSLISNVAAGLSAESPDHGEVLAAGRQGALAFGDLLRHLLLLWRGESGSES